One genomic segment of Mesoaciditoga lauensis cd-1655R = DSM 25116 includes these proteins:
- a CDS encoding HAD family hydrolase produces MAVRLKGKDFDIVAKAVVFDKDGTLTQGLKVWKRIFEKQMEVSKEMNLNIESEARKLFGVDIEEPYIPLAIAYSSEEKTLLAASIWLSHHLPWDECRNLASEMVKRALEKMTDEELFEPVDGAREAIEMISKFVPVAIATSDSRENVERLLKNWNLESNVNYVITSQDVEEGKPAPYMLQKVCKVFDLCCSEVVMIGDNKVDVEMAKNAGSKIITVGNFLEGANGWIKDFKELDISKA; encoded by the coding sequence ATGGCGGTAAGATTAAAGGGAAAAGATTTTGACATTGTTGCAAAAGCGGTAGTTTTCGACAAAGATGGCACTTTAACTCAAGGGCTAAAAGTCTGGAAGCGGATCTTTGAAAAACAAATGGAAGTATCGAAAGAGATGAACTTAAACATAGAAAGCGAAGCAAGAAAGTTGTTTGGCGTTGATATTGAAGAGCCATACATACCGCTTGCCATCGCTTACTCTTCGGAAGAAAAAACTCTTTTGGCAGCCTCGATTTGGCTTTCACATCACTTGCCGTGGGATGAGTGCAGGAATTTGGCTTCGGAAATGGTGAAAAGAGCTCTGGAAAAGATGACGGATGAAGAACTTTTTGAACCGGTTGATGGAGCTAGAGAAGCCATAGAAATGATCTCAAAATTCGTTCCCGTGGCGATAGCAACGTCTGATTCGCGGGAAAATGTGGAACGCCTACTCAAAAACTGGAATTTGGAAAGTAATGTCAATTACGTGATAACTTCGCAAGATGTGGAAGAGGGGAAACCGGCGCCGTACATGTTGCAAAAGGTTTGTAAAGTTTTTGATTTATGTTGCTCCGAAGTGGTCATGATAGGAGACAACAAAGTTGACGTGGAAATGGCAAAAAATGCGGGATCTAAGATAATCACCGTGGGAAACTTTTTGGAGGGTGCAAATGGCTGGATTAAGGATTTTAAAGAGCTCGACATTTCAAAAGCTTGA
- a CDS encoding 1-aminocyclopropane-1-carboxylate deaminase/D-cysteine desulfhydrase, translated as MMDFLNEKLSLGIFPTPIEPMKNMSKELGVNLFLKRDDLDEFLGSGNKVRKLEYLLYEAKKDSCDVVLSAGGMQSNHCRATAYFSRRLGMEVELFLFGQSEMQGNLLIDKLLGAKVHPITHEEYANVMELMNTRAKELEEAGHRAYVIPPGGSNATGLLGYASMTKELKEWEEKHVTFDYVVCATGTAGTIGGLELGKQIYDEKFQVLGINVTKKDATQLEEKMKGLLNDFNSKYGTSFEVKVPEVVDGYVGQDYAVASDEDFNVIKEVALKDQVIFDPVYTAKAFKGMKDLIVKGKIPHDSNVLFIHTGGTFGLFAFAKQLQSYLEG; from the coding sequence ATGATGGATTTTCTGAACGAAAAATTATCGCTTGGGATCTTTCCGACTCCCATCGAACCGATGAAAAACATGTCGAAAGAATTGGGCGTGAATTTGTTTTTGAAGCGTGACGATTTGGATGAGTTTTTAGGTTCCGGCAACAAAGTTAGAAAGCTCGAGTATCTTCTTTACGAAGCGAAGAAAGACTCCTGCGATGTCGTTTTAAGCGCAGGGGGCATGCAGTCTAATCACTGCCGGGCAACGGCATATTTTTCACGCCGTTTGGGAATGGAGGTTGAACTCTTTCTGTTTGGTCAAAGCGAAATGCAAGGAAATCTTTTGATAGATAAATTGCTTGGCGCAAAGGTACATCCAATAACACACGAAGAGTACGCTAACGTTATGGAGCTGATGAACACCCGGGCAAAAGAATTGGAAGAAGCTGGTCATAGAGCTTACGTTATCCCACCTGGTGGTTCAAATGCAACTGGTTTACTTGGATATGCCAGTATGACGAAGGAATTGAAAGAATGGGAAGAAAAGCACGTAACGTTCGACTACGTCGTATGCGCGACTGGCACGGCTGGAACCATCGGCGGATTGGAACTCGGAAAGCAGATTTACGATGAAAAGTTCCAGGTTTTGGGAATAAACGTCACGAAAAAAGATGCCACTCAACTTGAAGAAAAAATGAAGGGTTTACTCAACGATTTCAATTCCAAATATGGAACTTCTTTCGAAGTGAAAGTTCCAGAAGTTGTGGATGGATACGTTGGCCAGGATTACGCTGTCGCTTCCGATGAGGATTTCAACGTGATAAAAGAAGTCGCTTTGAAGGACCAGGTGATATTCGATCCGGTTTACACGGCCAAAGCGTTCAAAGGCATGAAAGATTTGATCGTAAAGGGAAAGATTCCACACGATTCAAATGTTCTGTTCATTCATACCGGAGGAACGTTTGGGCTGTTTGCTTTTGCAAAACAACTACAATCTTACTTGGAGGGATAA
- the thrC gene encoding threonine synthase, translated as MKLKLLEKYKDFLPISSNTPMISLGEGFTPLVKTKHLGEMFGIDLYLKYEGTNPTGSFKDRGMVMAIAKAIEEGAKSVICASTGNTSASAAAYAAAFDLKAVVVIPAGKIAMGKLAQAMIYGAKVVQVDGNFDDCLKMVKKVSEEYPVVLVNSLNPNRLEGQKTAAFEIVDTLKKAPDYHFLPVGNAGNITAYWMGYTQYHKASKISSLPKMMGFQAEGAAPIVRGHVVEKPETIATAIRIGNPASWKKAERARDESNGVIDMVSDEEILQAQKLIASKEGIFCEPASASSVAGVIKMAKKGIFKGGECVVATLTGNGLKDPNAVLNEVPEISTIPNDLSALVKEVGF; from the coding sequence ATAAAATTGAAGCTTTTGGAAAAATACAAAGATTTTCTTCCGATTTCTTCCAACACGCCGATGATAAGTTTGGGAGAAGGATTTACACCACTTGTAAAAACGAAACATCTTGGTGAGATGTTTGGAATAGATTTGTATTTGAAGTACGAAGGAACGAACCCTACCGGCTCGTTTAAGGATAGGGGAATGGTAATGGCCATCGCCAAAGCCATTGAAGAAGGTGCAAAGAGCGTTATATGTGCTTCAACCGGTAACACCTCGGCATCGGCGGCGGCTTACGCCGCAGCTTTCGATTTGAAAGCAGTTGTGGTTATACCGGCTGGGAAGATAGCCATGGGCAAGTTGGCGCAAGCGATGATATACGGGGCGAAGGTTGTCCAGGTCGATGGAAATTTCGACGATTGCTTAAAAATGGTAAAAAAAGTAAGTGAAGAGTATCCCGTTGTGCTTGTAAATTCTTTGAATCCGAACAGATTGGAAGGACAAAAAACGGCGGCTTTTGAAATCGTTGATACCTTGAAAAAGGCCCCGGATTATCATTTCTTGCCAGTCGGAAACGCGGGAAACATAACGGCTTATTGGATGGGATATACTCAATACCACAAAGCTTCTAAGATCTCTTCTCTTCCGAAGATGATGGGTTTTCAAGCGGAAGGGGCAGCTCCCATCGTTAGAGGGCATGTTGTGGAAAAACCTGAAACTATTGCCACGGCTATAAGGATAGGAAACCCCGCAAGCTGGAAAAAAGCCGAAAGAGCCCGTGATGAATCAAATGGCGTTATAGATATGGTAAGCGACGAGGAAATCCTACAAGCCCAAAAATTGATAGCATCAAAAGAAGGCATCTTTTGTGAGCCCGCCTCGGCCTCTTCGGTAGCAGGCGTTATAAAGATGGCTAAAAAAGGCATTTTCAAAGGTGGTGAATGTGTTGTTGCCACTTTAACGGGCAACGGTTTGAAAGATCCAAATGCCGTTTTAAATGAGGTTCCGGAAATATCCACCATTCCAAATGATTTGTCCGCTTTGGTGAAAGAGGTGGGATTTTGA